A DNA window from Corynebacterium ciconiae DSM 44920 contains the following coding sequences:
- a CDS encoding UDP-glucose dehydrogenase family protein, with amino-acid sequence MDISVLGTGYLGATHAACMAELGFSVVGVDIDEAKIAALSAGTTPFYEPGLGPILRRAMDNGRLVFTTDISVAARATVHFIAVGTPQAKGSFAADTSAVEQVLRALVPHLEGDHVVIGKSTVPVGTAAHLQAMVDELAGDRANVEVCWNPEFLREGYAVQDTITPDRIVLGISQPSSPAREVVEKLYAQALAAGTPMIVTDLATAELVKVAANAFLATKISFINAVSEVCEAAGADVTAVADALGHDKRIGRRFLNAGLGFGGGCLPKDIRAFMARAGELGANEALTFLREVDAINMRRRDHLVQVVKSVCGGSLIGQNIAVLGCAFKPHSDDVRDSPSLAVAGALSLGGAEVSVYDPQAMDNARAIFPTLHYATDTQEVLSGADCVVVATEWPEFLELDPSEAATMVRTPRVVDGRNVIDRQAWLAAGWSVHALGRPSLEPSSS; translated from the coding sequence ATGGACATCTCAGTACTGGGCACCGGTTATCTCGGGGCAACGCATGCAGCCTGCATGGCGGAACTAGGCTTTTCTGTTGTTGGTGTGGATATCGACGAGGCTAAAATTGCGGCCCTATCTGCCGGTACAACCCCCTTCTACGAGCCTGGGCTGGGGCCTATTCTCCGGCGGGCCATGGATAACGGTCGGCTTGTGTTTACGACTGACATCAGTGTTGCTGCGCGCGCCACGGTCCATTTCATTGCGGTAGGTACCCCACAGGCCAAAGGCTCGTTTGCTGCTGATACGTCCGCGGTGGAGCAGGTACTACGTGCACTAGTGCCGCATCTCGAGGGAGACCACGTGGTCATCGGCAAATCAACTGTGCCGGTAGGAACGGCCGCGCACCTGCAGGCGATGGTGGATGAGCTGGCTGGGGATCGGGCCAACGTGGAGGTGTGCTGGAATCCGGAGTTTTTGCGGGAAGGCTATGCGGTACAGGACACCATCACCCCGGACCGCATCGTGTTGGGCATCTCCCAGCCCAGCTCCCCAGCACGAGAAGTGGTGGAGAAACTCTACGCCCAGGCTCTCGCGGCGGGTACTCCAATGATCGTGACGGATCTCGCCACAGCGGAGCTGGTGAAGGTGGCAGCTAACGCTTTTCTTGCTACCAAGATCTCGTTTATCAATGCGGTGTCCGAGGTATGTGAAGCCGCGGGGGCAGACGTCACTGCGGTGGCCGATGCCCTTGGCCACGATAAGCGCATTGGTCGGCGTTTTTTGAATGCTGGACTAGGCTTTGGCGGAGGTTGTTTGCCGAAAGATATACGGGCATTCATGGCTCGCGCCGGAGAGCTGGGAGCTAATGAGGCACTCACCTTCCTTAGGGAGGTGGACGCCATCAATATGCGCCGCCGTGATCACCTTGTGCAGGTGGTCAAAAGCGTGTGCGGAGGTTCATTAATCGGACAGAACATTGCGGTGCTCGGCTGCGCTTTCAAACCCCATAGTGATGATGTGCGTGACTCTCCATCGCTTGCGGTAGCCGGTGCGCTGTCTCTCGGTGGGGCTGAGGTAAGCGTTTACGATCCTCAAGCCATGGACAATGCCCGTGCGATCTTCCCCACGCTGCACTACGCAACCGATACCCAAGAGGTGCTTAGCGGGGCCGATTGCGTCGTGGTGGCGACCGAGTGGCCGGAGTTCCTCGAGCTTGATCCCAGCG
- a CDS encoding ABC transporter substrate-binding protein — protein MTAVVGASALVLAGCGAGGDPFDGEESSADKNTERDRGTIVIGTANFPESELIGQLWAEALRTQGIDVEVKSGIGSREVYIQAIEEGSIDLVPEYSGNLAMYFGGDEDTVTVGMSSEDVLSALKKVTPKNLALGEAAEAESKDSYRVTPEVAEKYDLKTLEDLDAVPEITVAGNPELAERPYGPHGLTDIYGVKESSMDFMPISDGGGPLTVKALTDGTATIADIYTTSPVLNSDGDEIDVVTLEDPKGMILPQNVVPLMAKGRLGREAKETIAWVNRTLTTEKLMELNKRNVGPDKEDPVKIAREYNEDVF, from the coding sequence ATGACTGCCGTGGTGGGGGCTAGTGCCCTAGTGCTGGCTGGCTGTGGTGCTGGCGGCGACCCCTTCGATGGCGAAGAGTCGAGTGCAGACAAGAACACGGAGCGGGACCGAGGAACCATCGTTATCGGAACGGCCAACTTCCCAGAGTCCGAGCTTATTGGGCAGTTGTGGGCGGAAGCTCTGCGTACCCAAGGTATCGATGTAGAGGTGAAGTCCGGCATCGGATCTCGCGAAGTCTATATCCAAGCCATCGAGGAGGGATCTATCGACCTCGTGCCGGAGTATTCCGGCAACCTAGCCATGTACTTCGGGGGTGATGAGGATACGGTGACTGTGGGCATGTCCAGCGAGGATGTGCTCTCCGCACTGAAGAAGGTAACTCCGAAGAACCTTGCTCTGGGTGAGGCCGCGGAAGCTGAGTCGAAAGATTCCTATCGCGTGACACCCGAGGTGGCGGAGAAGTATGACCTGAAGACCTTGGAAGATTTGGATGCGGTACCCGAGATTACGGTTGCAGGTAATCCCGAGCTGGCCGAGCGCCCCTATGGGCCGCACGGACTCACCGATATCTACGGTGTCAAAGAATCGTCCATGGATTTCATGCCAATATCTGATGGCGGTGGGCCGCTCACAGTGAAGGCTCTCACTGATGGGACTGCCACGATCGCGGACATCTACACCACCTCTCCCGTGTTAAATAGCGATGGCGACGAGATCGATGTGGTGACGCTCGAGGATCCCAAGGGCATGATCTTGCCTCAAAATGTTGTTCCGTTGATGGCCAAGGGTCGGCTGGGACGGGAAGCAAAAGAAACGATTGCTTGGGTGAATAGAACACTCACAACGGAAAAACTCATGGAGCTCAACAAGCGCAATGTGGGACCCGATAAGGAAGACCCAGTAAAGATCGCACGCGAATACAACGAGGATGTGTTCTAG
- a CDS encoding GtrA family protein codes for MKSWIGALSYVAGGSFAYALNSKFTFSGHKSLAEIRKAAISYFLCFSVAVLVDLISRGVCTGSYFLLVSWVVSQGAATVINFLLQNVWVFPSEASS; via the coding sequence GTGAAGTCGTGGATTGGGGCCTTAAGTTACGTTGCTGGAGGTTCATTCGCCTATGCTCTAAACAGTAAATTTACCTTTTCTGGACATAAGTCCTTAGCGGAGATAAGAAAAGCGGCCATCTCGTACTTTTTATGCTTCTCGGTAGCTGTCTTGGTTGACCTGATCAGTAGGGGCGTGTGCACCGGCTCCTACTTTCTGCTGGTGTCTTGGGTGGTGTCGCAAGGGGCGGCAACAGTTATTAATTTCCTCTTGCAAAACGTTTGGGTCTTTCCTTCTGAGGCCAGTTCTTGA
- a CDS encoding ABC transporter permease, producing the protein MGPVVEAFQQITSASQWSGSTGFGVRILEHLQLTLLTMAGALLIGLPVGIWLGVRAHRTGKSGTSIVSALGALRALPTLGLVTWLTLIIPFGISMPTVPAVIVLVILAVPPVVAGAYSGIAAIEHSVVDAAVAMGHSPWQALRAVHVPLALPTIIGGIRSATVQVLATATVAAYIGLGGLGRPLIDGLALRDYPQMLAGAFLVIALAWFVDMLLAVAQRATRPRM; encoded by the coding sequence ATGGGGCCAGTGGTAGAAGCCTTTCAGCAGATCACCAGCGCTAGTCAGTGGTCTGGATCCACCGGTTTTGGGGTGCGGATACTTGAGCACTTACAGCTCACCCTTCTCACCATGGCTGGTGCGCTACTCATAGGGTTACCCGTGGGAATCTGGCTGGGAGTGCGCGCCCACCGAACCGGCAAGAGCGGCACGAGTATCGTGTCTGCCTTGGGCGCATTGCGCGCTTTGCCCACTTTGGGTTTGGTTACGTGGCTGACCCTCATTATCCCTTTCGGAATATCGATGCCCACTGTGCCGGCGGTGATCGTGCTGGTTATCCTCGCAGTGCCGCCGGTGGTGGCGGGGGCCTACTCGGGGATCGCCGCGATCGAGCACAGCGTGGTGGACGCGGCAGTGGCCATGGGACATTCGCCATGGCAGGCGCTTCGTGCTGTGCATGTTCCTTTGGCGCTGCCCACGATTATTGGCGGGATACGCTCCGCAACTGTGCAGGTGCTCGCCACCGCGACCGTGGCAGCCTATATCGGTTTGGGTGGCTTAGGGCGACCGCTTATCGACGGCCTCGCCTTGCGGGATTATCCTCAGATGCTTGCTGGAGCGTTTCTGGTGATTGCTCTGGCCTGGTTCGTAGACATGCTCTTGGCCGTGGCTCAACGCGCAACGCGGCCCCGCATGTAG
- a CDS encoding ABC transporter permease, with translation MNISWIAENIGYIADLAFQHALLAVPAIVASFVLALPFGFWQRSFPAAREVLIGAVGLLYAVPSLALFIVMPLLLGTSVLSPVNVVVAMILYGLALQIRSTTDAFASVPRAPIEAAEAMGYSRWQRLLQVEFPLALPVLVAGLRVVSASTISLISVGALIGVQSLGTLFTHGFQRAFPTEILTGVLATVVLAVIFDLIIVLIGRVSTPWVRAAQQGGVG, from the coding sequence ATGAACATCTCGTGGATAGCGGAGAACATAGGTTATATCGCTGACCTCGCATTTCAACATGCCCTATTAGCGGTGCCGGCTATCGTGGCGAGCTTCGTTCTGGCGCTGCCCTTCGGATTCTGGCAGCGATCCTTCCCTGCGGCGCGTGAGGTTCTCATAGGGGCTGTGGGGCTGCTCTACGCGGTGCCAAGTCTGGCCCTATTTATTGTGATGCCCTTGCTATTGGGCACCTCAGTGCTCTCGCCAGTGAACGTAGTGGTGGCCATGATCCTCTACGGCCTCGCCTTACAAATCCGCAGCACTACCGATGCCTTCGCATCGGTGCCCCGGGCGCCTATTGAAGCGGCGGAAGCTATGGGTTATAGCCGGTGGCAGCGCTTGCTGCAGGTGGAATTTCCTCTCGCATTACCAGTGCTTGTGGCGGGTCTGCGAGTGGTGTCTGCCTCCACCATTTCTCTGATATCGGTGGGCGCTCTCATTGGTGTGCAATCTCTCGGTACCTTGTTTACTCACGGTTTCCAGCGGGCGTTTCCCACTGAGATTCTTACAGGAGTGCTCGCAACGGTGGTGCTTGCTGTGATCTTCGATCTCATCATCGTGCTCATTGGACGCGTGAGTACACCGTGGGTACGCGCTGCTCAGCAGGGAGGTGTGGGCTAA
- a CDS encoding ATP-binding cassette domain-containing protein, with protein MITFENVTKTYPAREGDRSAPAVKNFSLSIPSGKTTVFVGSSGSGKTTLLRMINRMVTPTSGQVLIDGNSVADQDPVVLRRSIGYVMQASGLLPHRTIAENVATVPRLEGASKSEGRELAEPLLTLLGLDTGLLDRYPSELSGGQAQRVGVARALAHDPTILLMDEPFGAVDPLVRRELQDQLLNLQQRLHKTIVLVTHDMQEALALGDQVVVLRTSAEIAQVGTPADIVREPADEFVRRFLGMHTNTVHIEQRDGQQIVVDHLGRVQGIVG; from the coding sequence ATGATCACGTTCGAGAATGTAACTAAAACGTACCCAGCCCGCGAGGGGGATCGCTCCGCCCCCGCGGTCAAGAACTTCTCGCTATCGATTCCAAGCGGCAAAACGACCGTCTTTGTCGGCTCATCCGGCTCGGGTAAAACGACCCTGCTGCGCATGATCAACCGCATGGTCACGCCCACCAGCGGGCAGGTGCTTATCGACGGCAACTCGGTGGCAGATCAGGACCCTGTCGTGCTTCGTCGATCTATTGGCTATGTCATGCAGGCCTCCGGTCTGCTCCCGCACCGAACGATTGCTGAAAATGTCGCGACGGTGCCTCGCCTCGAGGGGGCGTCGAAAAGCGAGGGGCGTGAACTCGCCGAACCGCTTCTAACCTTGCTCGGACTTGATACAGGGCTGCTGGATCGCTACCCCAGCGAACTCTCGGGCGGTCAGGCGCAGCGCGTAGGGGTGGCCCGTGCGCTGGCCCACGACCCGACAATCCTGCTGATGGATGAGCCCTTCGGGGCTGTGGATCCGCTGGTGCGGCGGGAATTGCAGGACCAGTTGCTTAATCTACAGCAGCGTCTACACAAAACAATTGTGCTGGTCACCCACGACATGCAAGAGGCCCTTGCGCTGGGCGATCAAGTGGTAGTGTTGCGCACCTCCGCGGAAATCGCGCAAGTAGGAACCCCAGCCGACATTGTCCGCGAGCCCGCCGATGAGTTTGTGCGCAGATTCCTCGGCATGCACACCAATACGGTGCACATCGAGCAGCGTGATGGGCAGCAGATCGTCGTGGATCATCTCGGCCGAGTGCAGGGAATCGTGGGATAG
- the dcd gene encoding dCTP deaminase — protein sequence MLLSDHDIRDAIDSQALVITPYDESLVQPSSIDVRMDRFFRVFNNSKYTHIDPKLQQDELTSLVEVEEDEPFVLHPGEFVLGATLERFRLPGDLAGRLEGKSSLGRLGLLTHSTAGFIDPGFDGHITLELSNVANLPIMLWPGMKVGQLALFKMTSPADVPYGSSALGSKYQGQRGPTPSKAYLNFR from the coding sequence GTGCTTCTTTCTGACCATGACATTCGCGACGCCATCGACTCTCAGGCCTTGGTGATTACCCCCTATGACGAGTCGCTCGTTCAGCCCTCGTCTATTGACGTGCGGATGGATCGATTCTTTCGTGTCTTCAATAACTCGAAGTACACCCACATTGATCCCAAGCTGCAGCAAGACGAGCTGACCAGCCTGGTGGAAGTAGAGGAAGACGAGCCCTTCGTGCTGCACCCTGGCGAGTTTGTGCTGGGCGCCACGCTGGAGCGCTTCCGTCTTCCCGGCGATCTCGCGGGACGCCTCGAGGGTAAATCCTCCTTAGGCCGGCTCGGTTTGCTCACGCACTCCACTGCCGGCTTCATCGATCCCGGTTTCGATGGGCACATCACTTTGGAGCTATCCAATGTGGCCAACTTGCCGATCATGCTGTGGCCGGGAATGAAAGTCGGTCAACTAGCGCTATTTAAGATGACCTCGCCCGCCGATGTGCCCTATGGTTCGAGCGCGCTCGGCTCCAAGTATCAGGGACAACGCGGACCAACGCCCTCGAAGGCGTATTTAAACTTCCGCTAG
- a CDS encoding extracellular solute-binding protein yields the protein MRRVAATIVAAAAGLSLASCSSGGDTPEEFNTDSPNVVNVYSSRHYDVDKMIYDRFTKDTGIEINVVEGKADELIERVKREKSDPPADVFLTVGAESLFSLNEEGILGDSMTPEIEQAIPEHFRGDNWMGVASRARVIAYNKDTVNPEDLTTYDSLTDPKFKGKVLSRSSSSSYNQALLSSFVALNGEDEAKEWAQGVVDNFARDPKGNDRDQAKAVAAGEGDIAIMNSYYWAQMKHSSDPEEQKVTEKVGLSFPENTHLNISYASVLEGAKHADNAKSFLEYLASPEIQELIAEENGEFPMNPQAQLPEVQKSWGEFTTQKLDFATFGDERPVATRIFDEVGWK from the coding sequence ATGCGCCGTGTAGCCGCCACTATCGTCGCCGCCGCAGCGGGCCTGTCCCTCGCCAGCTGCTCCAGCGGGGGCGACACCCCCGAGGAGTTCAACACTGACTCCCCCAACGTGGTGAACGTGTACTCTTCCCGCCACTACGACGTAGACAAGATGATCTATGACCGCTTCACCAAGGACACGGGCATTGAAATTAACGTGGTGGAAGGTAAAGCCGATGAGCTGATTGAGCGCGTCAAGCGCGAGAAGTCCGACCCGCCCGCTGATGTGTTCCTCACCGTCGGTGCCGAATCCCTTTTCTCTCTCAACGAGGAAGGAATTCTCGGCGACTCCATGACCCCCGAGATCGAGCAGGCCATCCCAGAGCACTTCCGAGGCGATAACTGGATGGGCGTGGCTTCCCGTGCTCGCGTCATTGCCTATAACAAGGACACCGTCAATCCGGAAGACCTCACCACCTACGATTCGCTCACGGATCCGAAGTTCAAAGGCAAGGTGCTCTCTCGCTCCTCCAGTTCCTCCTATAACCAAGCTCTGCTCTCCTCCTTCGTTGCGCTCAACGGCGAGGACGAGGCCAAGGAGTGGGCCCAGGGCGTAGTGGATAATTTCGCCCGCGACCCCAAGGGCAATGACCGCGACCAGGCGAAGGCCGTGGCTGCCGGCGAGGGCGATATTGCCATCATGAACTCTTACTACTGGGCGCAGATGAAGCACTCCTCCGATCCTGAGGAGCAGAAGGTGACCGAAAAGGTTGGTCTTTCCTTCCCAGAGAACACCCACCTGAATATCAGCTACGCCTCGGTTTTGGAGGGCGCGAAGCACGCCGACAACGCCAAGTCCTTCCTCGAGTATCTGGCCAGCCCGGAGATCCAGGAGCTGATCGCGGAAGAAAACGGTGAGTTCCCGATGAACCCACAGGCGCAGCTGCCTGAGGTCCAGAAGTCTTGGGGCGAGTTCACCACCCAGAAACTGGACTTCGCCACCTTCGGTGACGAGCGCCCGGTAGCCACCCGAATCTTCGATGAGGTCGGCTGGAAGTAG
- a CDS encoding ABC transporter permease: MTANRFVPARGRAPWLVLSLAVVALMLLPLLGILSGLFAPVTDTWRHIQDTLLLGYIKETAIVVSGVLLITCSLASVLAWFITATEFPGRKFLSIALVVPLAIPPYIGGYTYVSMTSYTGTIQVFARETLGIDLPPKLMDIQNVPGAIAVFSLFLYPYVYLVVRAFLDRQAGALIEASRVLGAGPTRTYLRVILPLTRNAVIAGATLVAFEVLSDYGLSQYFGLNVFTTAIFKSWLGFQDVHAALKLAAILLLVVTLISVGEKAMRGSRSAAYASGRVTPITRRRLRGPILWVAMLLSWGTLAFALLIPVAQMTYWAILSLPNIRTDGLLDAAVTTVWVAGLGAALTTTFAVIVANHQRLWPSRLSRLLARITVMGYSVPSTVIALAILSVALWVDAHSPLQLLLSPAIVVVAYVIRYLAVSMQSVESGCERIGMRFHESARMLGAGPTRAFFRVDMPMMSTAVVGAFLLAFIDMVKELAIVLILRPFNFSTLATRVFEYANDEKIPESSLASLLIILIAAIPLLVLLWRQREGAAAREGHRPAAPALSEGSSHD; encoded by the coding sequence GTGACGGCGAACCGATTCGTGCCCGCTCGTGGGCGGGCACCCTGGCTCGTGCTGAGTCTCGCGGTAGTAGCGCTCATGCTGCTGCCGCTTCTCGGCATTCTGTCGGGCCTTTTTGCCCCCGTGACGGACACCTGGCGGCACATCCAAGACACCCTCTTGCTGGGCTATATCAAGGAAACCGCGATTGTGGTGAGCGGAGTTTTGCTCATCACGTGTTCCCTGGCTTCTGTACTCGCGTGGTTTATTACCGCCACCGAGTTTCCGGGAAGGAAGTTTCTCAGCATCGCGCTCGTCGTGCCGTTGGCGATCCCGCCCTATATTGGCGGCTACACCTACGTGTCGATGACGAGCTACACCGGCACCATTCAGGTCTTTGCCCGGGAGACACTGGGCATCGATCTCCCACCGAAGCTCATGGATATTCAGAATGTGCCCGGCGCGATCGCGGTGTTTTCCCTTTTCCTCTATCCCTATGTGTATCTGGTGGTTCGGGCATTTTTGGACCGCCAGGCAGGGGCGCTGATTGAGGCTAGCCGCGTGTTAGGGGCGGGCCCAACACGCACATATCTCCGCGTTATTCTTCCTCTTACTCGCAATGCCGTGATTGCCGGCGCCACTTTGGTGGCCTTCGAGGTGCTCTCTGATTACGGACTCTCGCAGTATTTTGGCCTCAATGTTTTCACCACCGCCATCTTTAAAAGCTGGCTGGGGTTCCAGGATGTACATGCAGCGTTGAAATTGGCCGCCATCTTGCTGCTGGTGGTTACACTCATCAGCGTGGGCGAGAAGGCGATGCGCGGTTCGCGCTCGGCCGCGTATGCCTCGGGCAGGGTTACGCCGATCACCCGTCGTCGACTACGCGGGCCGATCCTCTGGGTCGCGATGCTGCTCAGCTGGGGAACCTTGGCGTTCGCCCTGCTCATTCCGGTGGCGCAAATGACCTATTGGGCGATCCTCTCTCTGCCCAATATCCGCACGGATGGGCTGCTCGATGCCGCGGTCACCACTGTATGGGTGGCAGGTCTTGGCGCTGCGCTCACCACGACTTTTGCCGTCATTGTGGCTAATCACCAGCGGCTGTGGCCTTCGCGCCTGTCGAGGCTGTTGGCCCGTATTACGGTGATGGGCTACTCGGTGCCGTCTACCGTGATTGCCTTGGCTATTTTGTCTGTGGCTTTGTGGGTGGATGCCCACTCGCCACTGCAGCTGCTGCTTTCGCCGGCGATCGTGGTGGTGGCCTATGTGATTCGCTACCTGGCAGTGAGCATGCAATCGGTGGAGTCCGGCTGCGAGCGCATTGGAATGCGCTTCCATGAATCGGCTCGGATGTTGGGCGCTGGCCCGACGCGGGCATTTTTCCGCGTCGACATGCCCATGATGTCCACCGCGGTGGTGGGCGCTTTCCTCTTGGCGTTTATTGACATGGTCAAGGAGCTTGCGATCGTGTTGATTCTGCGGCCATTCAATTTCTCCACTCTCGCCACCCGCGTGTTTGAATACGCTAATGATGAGAAAATTCCGGAGAGCTCCTTGGCGTCACTGCTGATTATTCTCATCGCCGCTATTCCGCTGCTGGTGTTGTTATGGCGGCAACGAGAAGGCGCTGCTGCCCGCGAGGGGCACCGCCCTGCCGCCCCTGCTCTGTCTGAAGGTTCAAGCCATGACTAA
- a CDS encoding ABC transporter ATP-binding protein — translation MTNSCPPPTISLREVSFSYPGAATPQLDHFSLQAPAGQCTALVGPSGCAKTTVLRLIAGLERPSEGEIYQDDTLLAGPGVFTPPEHRAIGLVFQDYALFPHLTVRGNIAFGLRGHGRSDAAERVRRMLATVGLEGYEKRYPHELSGGQQQRVALARALAPAPRVLLLDEPFSNLDADLRGHVREEVASIIEHTSVTTILVTHDEQDSARLAHQTVRMSPTTA, via the coding sequence ATGACTAATTCCTGCCCGCCACCCACGATCTCTCTTCGCGAGGTGAGCTTCAGCTACCCTGGGGCCGCCACCCCGCAACTCGATCACTTCTCTCTGCAGGCCCCCGCTGGGCAGTGCACGGCGCTGGTAGGTCCGAGCGGCTGTGCAAAGACCACGGTGCTGCGGCTAATCGCAGGACTCGAGCGCCCCAGCGAGGGAGAGATCTATCAAGATGACACCCTGCTGGCTGGCCCTGGGGTATTCACTCCCCCAGAACACCGCGCCATCGGCTTGGTGTTTCAGGATTATGCCCTCTTCCCGCACCTGACCGTGCGGGGAAATATTGCCTTCGGCCTGCGAGGACATGGCCGCTCCGACGCAGCGGAGCGGGTGCGCCGCATGCTCGCCACGGTGGGGCTCGAGGGGTACGAGAAGCGCTATCCCCACGAGCTCTCTGGCGGCCAGCAGCAGCGTGTGGCACTCGCCCGCGCCCTAGCCCCAGCACCACGAGTGTTGCTACTCGATGAACCTTTTTCCAACCTCGATGCTGACCTTCGTGGGCATGTTCGTGAGGAAGTCGCCTCCATCATCGAACACACCAGCGTGACCACCATCTTGGTCACTCATGATGAGCAGGATTCTGCGCGCTTAGCCCACCAGACCGTACGCATGTCACCTACAACCGCATAG